One segment of Rattus norvegicus strain BN/NHsdMcwi chromosome 16, GRCr8, whole genome shotgun sequence DNA contains the following:
- the LOC134482563 gene encoding elongin-C-like, translating to MTASRPRQETSKFLWDQIEFYKNIMDGEEKTYGGCEGPDAKLISSDGHEFIVKREHALTSGTIKAMLSGPGQFAENETNEVNFREIPSHVLSKACMYFTYKVRYTNSSTEIPEFQTAPKIALELLMAVNCLDC from the coding sequence ATGACTGCTTCTCGGCCTCGCCAGGAAACTAGTAAGTTCCTCTGGGATCAAATAGAATTTTATAAGAACATAatggatggagaggagaaaacCTATGGTGGCTGTGAAGGCCCTGATGCGAAATTAATATCTTCTGATGGTCATGAATTTAttgtaaaaagagaacatgcattAACATCAGGAACAATAAAGGCCATGTTGAGTGGTCCAGGTCAGTTTGCGGAGAATGAAACCAATGAGGTCAACTTTAGAGAGATCCCTTCACATGTGCTATCGAAAGCGTGCATGTATTTTACCTACAAGGTCCGCTATACTAACAGCTCCACTGAAATTCCTGAATTCCAAACTGCACCTAAAATTGCACTGGAACTGCTGATGGCCGTGAACTGCTTAGATtgttaa